DNA from Effusibacillus lacus:
CGATCTATGACTTTACTGCCTTATATCAGATTCTGACTGCTTTGCAGCAGCAATCAATCCCTATTGTCACCACACTGCACTCATGGAGCAGCGAGTTGGCTTGTCATAATTTGTTGATATCCGGCAGGAGCTGCATTGTCATCGTTCATTCCGAACAAATGAAACAACTGTGCCTTGCTGACGGTTTCCGGCAGGAACAATTGGCCGTAATGCCGATCGGCTGCCAGTCTTTTCCGCTGCAGCCAGCTGACAAAACGAGAAAGTTGTTTACCATCAACGGACATCCTTCCATCGGCTTTTTTGGTTTTCCTTTTCCGCATAAAGGGATCGCCAATCTGATGGATGCCCTGATCGAATTGAAGGCTTATTTTCCCGATTTGAAAGGCTATTTTTTCTCCCATTATCCCAATTACCTCGATCACGAACATCCCTACTATTCGTTTTATCAGAAACTGCAAACCCGGTTTGAAAAAAATGACTATCTAATCTGGATAAAAGAATATCTGCCAGAGCCAGCGATTGTGAATTTGCTGAGCACAATGGATATGAATGTGCTTCCCTATGTGGAACACAACCAAAAAGGAATTTCGGCAGCAGTGCGGCTGATGCTGGCTGCCAGGAGACCGGTCATTACAACGAATTACCTGTATTTTTCCGATTTGAAAAATGAAGTCTTCAAAATGCCGAACGCGGAAGCGGATACCATCGCCTCCTCCATATGCCGGGTTTTCCTGCATTCCAGCCTGCAGCAAGAGTTGATCGCAAAGGGAGACTTATTTCTCAAAGACAACAGTTGGGAGAAAGTCGGTCGGGCATACAGAGAATTTTATAAACAAAATCTTAGTAAAAAAGCGGGTGAGGAGAGACGATGAGAAAAGTTTTAATTACCGGCATTACCGGATTTGCCGGAAGCCATTTGGCAGAATGGGTATTAAGCAATCAAAAGGACGTTGAAGTCTACGGCACCTATCGGGTAAGGAGCCGGATGGAAAATATTCAGGATATCCTCAGTGAAATCCACTTGTATGAATGCGAATTGAAAGATCCTCACTCTGTTTCCGAAATGATTAAAAAAATCAAACCGGATGTGATTTTTCATTTGGCGGCTCAGAGTTTTGTGCCCACTTCCTGGAATTCCCCCGGGGAGACTCTGATTGCCAACCAAGTCGGACAGTTAAACTTATTTGAAGCGGTACTGAAGCACGACCTGGATTGCAGGATTCAGATCGCTTGTTCCAGTGAAGAGTACGGTCAGGTATATCCGGATGAAGTGCCGATTAAAGAGGAGAATCCTCTGCGTCCATTGAGCCCCTATGCGGTAAGCAAAGTGGGGCAGGATTATCTGGGATATCAGTATCACAAAAGTTACGGGCTGAAAGTGTTTCGCACCCGCACTTTTAACCATACCGGCCCCCGGCGGGGAGAATCGTTTGTTACCTCAAACTTTGCGAAGCAAATTGCGGAAATCGAAAAAGGGAACAACCCTCCGGTGATTTATGTGGGAAATTTAAAGGCAAAACGGGACTTTACCGATGTAAGGGATGTAGTGAGAGCCTATTGGTTGGCAGTTGAAAAGGGAGTTCCCGGAGAAGTTTATAACATCGCTTCCGGAGTTACTTATACGATTGAAGAGATGCTGCATAAGCTGCTGCGGATGAGCAAAGCGGAAATTGAAATCCGGCAG
Protein-coding regions in this window:
- a CDS encoding GDP-mannose 4,6-dehydratase — its product is MRKVLITGITGFAGSHLAEWVLSNQKDVEVYGTYRVRSRMENIQDILSEIHLYECELKDPHSVSEMIKKIKPDVIFHLAAQSFVPTSWNSPGETLIANQVGQLNLFEAVLKHDLDCRIQIACSSEEYGQVYPDEVPIKEENPLRPLSPYAVSKVGQDYLGYQYHKSYGLKVFRTRTFNHTGPRRGESFVTSNFAKQIAEIEKGNNPPVIYVGNLKAKRDFTDVRDVVRAYWLAVEKGVPGEVYNIASGVTYTIEEMLHKLLRMSKAEIEIRQDPGRMRPSDVDILLGNYEKFHKQTGWKPEIPFDQTLQDLLDYWRARV